From the Entomomonas sp. E2T0 genome, one window contains:
- a CDS encoding YdgA family protein: MKKIVVVLVIIAAIVVAPFITGKLIENHFENKVALINSKLEKVFHQKDLIKLEYHAGWFSSSAKTTIGDVVMNHHIVHGPYCTFGVAQVDSTFNIPEKAEKELATLFDGKKPYSITTKLGFSGTTHLNIQSPAFGEKELPNNPKVKIVWQGLELSSDITKNTVSSTFSMPKFVFKEGNGTLSIENIKSQSKGDRLFDNELNFVLAKNFKMDSDASIGKITFDLLNDSQPVNIQINNITSQMKTDSNNYTGNFVIENVIAKADLISFSTDNISMNSVVNDPFWILRNNLKEADWNSNAAASAKNIKFNYPEKATQVALDYHQEQQLTDNDNKIGYRELYRASNINIQFPRYGNFINGGELSYQINGLPKEQLSIAFANYIDFIKHSFMSSFNKGFDKYSSGDSYAIMQQYENKLMTSGQNLAVATLQSTPDVIVDFKLQGNKGDANVNFKASLIKPDTSTTNIQQLAMGALPRINAKLSVNAAESLIDAVAQQVELDEEQLVDLKHEAKQRYPIIDSNGQYSVEVEFKDNSFYVNGELDPTFLQKYSREFR, from the coding sequence ATGAAAAAGATTGTTGTTGTACTAGTTATTATTGCTGCAATAGTTGTAGCGCCCTTTATTACAGGGAAGTTAATAGAAAACCACTTTGAGAATAAAGTAGCGCTTATAAACAGTAAGCTAGAAAAAGTTTTTCACCAAAAAGACCTTATTAAACTAGAGTATCATGCTGGCTGGTTTAGTTCATCTGCTAAAACAACTATTGGCGATGTGGTAATGAACCATCATATTGTGCATGGCCCATACTGCACGTTTGGTGTTGCTCAAGTGGATAGCACATTTAATATACCAGAAAAAGCAGAAAAGGAATTAGCCACATTATTTGATGGTAAAAAACCTTATTCAATTACTACTAAATTAGGTTTCTCTGGTACTACTCATTTGAATATCCAATCACCCGCTTTTGGTGAAAAAGAATTGCCAAATAATCCTAAAGTAAAAATTGTTTGGCAAGGGCTAGAATTATCTTCTGATATCACCAAAAACACTGTAAGCTCTACTTTTTCAATGCCTAAATTTGTTTTCAAAGAGGGTAATGGTACTCTCTCAATTGAAAATATTAAGAGTCAAAGTAAAGGTGATCGCTTATTTGATAATGAGTTAAACTTTGTATTAGCTAAAAACTTCAAAATGGATAGCGATGCAAGCATTGGCAAAATCACCTTTGATCTTTTAAATGACAGCCAACCTGTAAATATTCAAATCAATAATATTACTAGTCAGATGAAAACTGACAGTAATAATTACACTGGTAACTTTGTAATTGAAAACGTTATAGCCAAAGCTGACCTTATTTCATTTTCTACTGATAATATCAGCATGAATAGTGTAGTTAACGATCCATTCTGGATTTTAAGAAATAATCTAAAGGAAGCGGACTGGAATTCTAATGCAGCTGCATCAGCAAAGAATATTAAATTTAACTACCCTGAAAAAGCCACTCAAGTTGCACTTGATTACCATCAAGAACAACAATTAACTGATAATGACAACAAAATAGGATATCGTGAACTTTACAGAGCCTCCAATATCAATATTCAATTTCCTAGGTATGGTAACTTTATTAATGGTGGCGAATTAAGCTATCAAATTAATGGTTTACCAAAAGAGCAACTCTCTATTGCTTTTGCGAACTATATTGATTTTATCAAACACAGTTTTATGTCAAGTTTTAATAAAGGATTTGATAAATACAGCTCTGGTGATAGTTATGCAATTATGCAGCAATATGAAAATAAATTGATGACTTCTGGACAAAATCTTGCTGTTGCTACTTTACAAAGTACACCCGACGTAATTGTTGACTTTAAATTACAAGGCAATAAGGGTGATGCTAATGTTAATTTTAAAGCTTCTTTAATTAAGCCAGATACCAGCACTACCAATATTCAACAGCTTGCTATGGGAGCCTTACCACGAATAAACGCTAAGCTCTCAGTAAATGCTGCTGAATCACTTATTGATGCCGTAGCACAACAAGTTGAACTTGATGAAGAACAGTTAGTTGATTTAAAACATGAAGCTAAACAACGTTATCCCATTATTGATAGCAATGGTCAATACTCTGTAGAAGTGGAATTTAAAGACAATAGCTTCTACGTAAATGGCGAGCTTGACCCAACTTTTTTACAAAAATATTCACGTGAATTTAGATAA
- a CDS encoding YdgA family protein — protein MNKGIIIGGIVVLVGAASPYFCGSAIESKFDNQLKEFQVALKQMDPSLTLEKTEYSKGWFSSTAKTVLTIDRQQIPLEHKIIHGPFSYFGLGKIQTNIVFNDQQKQVVDSLFDNKQPLLITTNVGFSGYKSIELYSAEINNKPAPTDPSTTINWGGMTGSFNLNGDRLITDVNIPKFSLTNTDKSIEILGFTIKGDSAYSSDKNKFEAINWTGDATFNIEKLFVQSPQGTYSSKIALNAVSTDDKTNLGYNTTLKFTNIIVPQELGIATADSDLVEFGIGFNGIPKKPFVEFMKKIDDIQQQGKTPTDTEVMRLGETFAIAVLQGTPSITAHALVTSKQGDANINAEAKLATADTATDMMSLLMNGMNRLEITVAPSFSESLLDEAVNKDQLPMSKDEFIMGITEKNRFILNNGKFSGKFEYKQGQFYSNGQPDPELQDNMHYMLPRGIF, from the coding sequence TTGAATAAGGGTATTATTATTGGGGGGATTGTTGTTTTAGTAGGTGCTGCTAGCCCATATTTTTGTGGAAGCGCCATCGAAAGCAAATTTGATAATCAACTAAAAGAGTTTCAAGTTGCTTTAAAACAAATGGATCCTAGTTTAACATTAGAAAAAACCGAATACTCAAAAGGTTGGTTCTCATCTACTGCAAAAACAGTATTAACAATTGACCGCCAACAAATTCCACTAGAGCATAAAATTATACATGGCCCTTTTAGTTATTTTGGCTTAGGAAAAATACAAACTAACATTGTATTTAATGACCAGCAAAAACAAGTTGTTGACAGTTTATTTGATAATAAACAACCTTTATTAATCACTACTAATGTAGGTTTCTCTGGTTACAAATCTATCGAACTTTACTCTGCTGAAATTAACAATAAGCCAGCCCCAACCGACCCTTCAACCACCATTAATTGGGGAGGGATGACAGGTAGCTTTAATCTCAATGGAGATCGTTTAATCACAGATGTTAACATACCAAAATTCTCACTTACAAATACTGATAAATCTATTGAGATACTTGGCTTTACCATAAAAGGTGATAGTGCTTATAGTAGCGATAAAAACAAATTTGAAGCTATTAACTGGACTGGAGATGCTACATTTAATATTGAAAAATTATTTGTACAATCTCCACAAGGAACATATAGCTCTAAAATTGCGCTCAATGCGGTTTCTACTGATGACAAAACTAATCTAGGTTATAACACTACCTTAAAATTCACTAATATTATAGTGCCTCAAGAGCTAGGTATTGCTACAGCAGATAGTGATCTAGTAGAGTTTGGTATCGGTTTTAATGGTATTCCTAAGAAGCCTTTCGTTGAGTTCATGAAGAAAATAGATGATATTCAACAACAAGGTAAAACACCCACAGATACTGAAGTAATGCGTTTAGGAGAAACTTTTGCTATCGCTGTATTACAAGGTACACCAAGCATTACAGCGCATGCGCTAGTTACTAGTAAACAAGGTGATGCGAATATTAATGCAGAAGCTAAACTAGCAACAGCTGATACGGCAACTGACATGATGAGCCTACTAATGAATGGCATGAATCGCCTAGAAATTACTGTTGCACCGAGCTTCTCTGAAAGTTTATTAGATGAAGCCGTCAATAAAGATCAACTACCTATGAGTAAAGATGAATTTATTATGGGTATTACTGAGAAAAACCGTTTTATTTTAAATAATGGTAAATTCTCTGGTAAGTTTGAATACAAACAAGGCCAATTCTACAGCAATGGTCAGCCTGACCCAGAGTTACAAGATAATATGCATTATATGTTACCTAGAGGCATTTTCTAG
- a CDS encoding vWA domain-containing protein, whose product MKRTLFSLLAIPVLSLMTIVNANAAPKIIIKSELASPVVLENAQDKNYLKISLTGFPLDVKKRSPINLALVIDRSTSMSGDRIEKARDAAIMTVNMLSSEDTLSVITYDSSAEVIIPATKVKDKEKLIAKIKQNINPRGMTALFAGVSKGINQVNKHLDKEQINRIILLSDGQANVGPTSIKELSDLARTAAKKGITISTIGIGEGYNEDLMTAIAGFSDGNHTFVAHTADLEKIFTKEFKDVMSVVAQDVEVIIKTADGVKPVRLLGRDGEITGNTITVKLNQLYSNQEKYVLLEVVPAKGSAEQQKDLAEVQVSYNNLSSKKHENYDEKIAVRYSKSADVVKQAQVDEIVVDSAIQKAAIENERAIQLMDQGRVEEAKIVLKNNATQMEALPVSAPAARMKADQSAEANKQLFNRVSTESKASSRKAIKESSYKIQKQQK is encoded by the coding sequence ATGAAACGAACACTATTTTCACTACTTGCTATCCCAGTATTGTCATTGATGACAATAGTGAATGCCAATGCTGCACCTAAAATTATTATTAAATCTGAGCTGGCTTCGCCTGTCGTATTAGAAAATGCTCAAGATAAAAACTATCTCAAAATCTCCTTAACCGGTTTCCCACTAGATGTAAAAAAACGCAGCCCTATTAATCTAGCATTAGTTATTGATCGCTCTACCTCAATGAGTGGTGATCGTATTGAGAAAGCTAGAGATGCTGCAATTATGACAGTTAATATGCTTAGTAGCGAAGATACATTATCTGTTATTACCTACGATAGTTCTGCTGAAGTTATCATTCCAGCCACTAAAGTAAAAGATAAAGAAAAATTAATTGCTAAAATTAAGCAAAATATTAATCCTCGCGGTATGACTGCCCTATTTGCTGGTGTTAGCAAAGGTATCAACCAAGTTAATAAACACCTTGATAAAGAACAGATTAACCGTATTATTTTATTATCTGATGGACAAGCTAATGTTGGCCCTACCTCTATCAAAGAACTTTCTGATTTAGCCAGAACTGCTGCTAAAAAAGGGATTACCATTAGTACTATAGGCATAGGTGAAGGTTATAATGAAGATTTAATGACAGCCATTGCAGGTTTTAGTGATGGTAACCATACTTTCGTAGCCCATACAGCTGATTTAGAAAAAATCTTCACCAAAGAATTTAAAGATGTTATGTCAGTAGTTGCACAAGATGTAGAAGTTATTATTAAAACTGCTGATGGTGTTAAACCTGTTCGTCTATTAGGTAGAGATGGTGAAATCACAGGTAACACTATTACTGTAAAACTAAATCAACTTTACTCTAACCAAGAAAAATATGTATTACTTGAAGTTGTTCCTGCTAAAGGTTCAGCAGAACAACAAAAAGACTTAGCAGAAGTACAGGTTTCTTATAATAACCTTAGTAGTAAAAAACATGAAAATTATGATGAAAAAATAGCTGTTCGCTATAGCAAATCTGCTGATGTAGTAAAACAGGCTCAAGTAGATGAAATTGTTGTTGATTCAGCTATCCAAAAAGCAGCTATAGAAAATGAACGTGCTATTCAATTAATGGATCAAGGTAGAGTGGAAGAAGCTAAAATTGTCTTAAAAAACAATGCTACACAAATGGAAGCTTTGCCTGTTTCTGCACCAGCAGCAAGAATGAAAGCTGATCAAAGCGCAGAGGCCAATAAACAACTATTCAATAGAGTAAGCACGGAAAGCAAAGCATCATCACGTAAGGCTATTAAAGAATCTAGTTATAAGATTCAGAAACAACAAAAGTAA
- a CDS encoding sensor histidine kinase, which produces MSNTPKSYTFFLIISLIIFGLVGYLGFRTIEHQALLKHYQTEEIAQSRTNEADKFIRNQLDQKATRLDAITNFLQLDDYSLKQFTDNDTDVDNIFILQNNQLTYPNQQTDLPQKQQQLITAITPIINDPNSLYTPSITNEKIRPNAGWYINYSNQTPLLIYWSSKDNITIGFCISYVNLLADVINTANLTYDNGSLKITENDRLLYQSTTDIKNLQLLANKNLAYPLTNWQISYYGEPTSTLTIYLWGMIIILLLLISIGFIMFNLYREYMRTTRQAMQQVNFVSQVSHELKTPLTNITLYAELLKEEQEEDNTDQQAYTEVIINESQRLSRLIQNILSFTKTPKIHLTTFNLSKTLIQIAHTFSPSFTSKGISLVLTIPENIKVTSDIDRVTQIICNFLSNAEKYAAQGKQVDLNLTPHTNYIDIQVRDYGNGIANKEHKLIFTPFYRIKSTITEGVSGTGIGLTIAKQLATSLKAEILITNTNPGVCFTLRLWQLSNSQGTGN; this is translated from the coding sequence ATGAGTAATACACCTAAAAGTTATACTTTTTTCCTAATTATTAGCTTAATAATTTTTGGGTTAGTAGGTTATCTTGGTTTTCGTACTATCGAACACCAAGCGCTATTAAAACACTACCAAACTGAAGAAATAGCCCAAAGCCGTACCAATGAAGCAGATAAATTTATTAGAAACCAGCTTGATCAAAAAGCTACTCGTCTTGATGCAATTACTAACTTTCTACAACTTGATGACTACTCATTAAAACAATTTACTGATAATGACACAGACGTTGATAATATTTTTATTTTACAAAATAACCAGCTTACTTACCCTAACCAACAAACTGATTTACCCCAAAAGCAACAACAACTAATAACAGCTATTACACCTATTATTAACGACCCTAATTCACTATATACACCAAGTATTACCAACGAAAAAATTAGACCTAACGCAGGTTGGTATATTAACTACAGTAATCAAACGCCCTTACTTATATACTGGTCTAGTAAAGATAATATTACTATTGGTTTCTGCATTTCCTATGTCAACTTATTAGCCGATGTAATCAATACTGCAAACCTTACTTATGACAATGGTAGTTTAAAAATCACTGAAAATGATCGACTACTTTATCAAAGCACTACAGATATAAAAAACTTACAACTACTGGCTAATAAAAACTTAGCCTACCCCCTAACTAATTGGCAGATTAGTTACTATGGAGAACCTACCAGCACCCTAACCATCTATTTATGGGGTATGATAATTATCTTATTATTACTTATCTCTATTGGTTTTATTATGTTTAACCTCTATAGAGAATATATGCGTACAACACGCCAAGCGATGCAACAAGTTAACTTTGTTAGCCAAGTTTCCCATGAATTAAAAACACCACTAACCAATATCACCCTTTATGCAGAATTATTAAAAGAAGAACAAGAAGAAGATAATACAGATCAACAAGCCTATACTGAAGTGATTATCAATGAGAGCCAACGTTTATCACGTTTAATACAAAATATTCTTAGTTTTACTAAAACGCCTAAAATACACTTAACCACTTTTAATCTAAGTAAAACACTTATTCAAATCGCTCATACTTTCTCACCCTCTTTTACTAGTAAAGGAATAAGTTTAGTTCTAACTATTCCTGAGAATATCAAGGTTACTTCTGATATTGATCGTGTTACCCAAATTATCTGTAATTTTCTTAGCAATGCTGAAAAATATGCAGCTCAGGGAAAGCAAGTTGATCTAAATTTAACACCGCATACTAATTATATTGATATTCAAGTGCGTGATTATGGTAACGGCATAGCCAATAAAGAACATAAACTTATTTTTACACCCTTCTATCGTATTAAATCTACCATTACAGAAGGTGTTTCTGGTACAGGTATTGGACTAACCATTGCCAAACAACTAGCTACTAGCCTAAAAGCTGAAATTCTGATTACTAATACTAACCCTGGGGTATGTTTTACCTTACGACTTTGGCAACTATCAAACTCACAAGGAACAGGTAATTAA
- a CDS encoding response regulator transcription factor: MKILIAEDDLNIRQGLEKALAREGYTLITAENGKIALEKYQLEKPDFIILDIMMPELDGYSVCREIRKNNEHIPIIFLSAKDEEIDRVVGLELGADDYISKPFGIHEIRARIKTIARRCLRNATEKTDNHFTFGDLIVYPNELCATRGEQKLELSLREIKILECLYAHRNQVVTRDMLFNAAWGYEHIPNSRTLDQHISHLRKAIELDANNPQLIRTVHGMGYRYQEN, translated from the coding sequence ATGAAAATTCTTATTGCTGAAGATGATCTTAATATTCGCCAAGGTTTAGAAAAAGCGTTAGCACGTGAGGGCTATACACTGATTACAGCTGAAAATGGTAAAATTGCATTAGAAAAATATCAGTTAGAAAAGCCAGACTTTATTATTCTCGATATTATGATGCCAGAACTAGATGGCTATTCGGTATGTCGGGAAATTCGTAAAAACAATGAGCATATCCCTATTATATTTTTATCAGCTAAAGATGAAGAAATTGATCGAGTAGTTGGTTTAGAACTAGGCGCAGATGATTATATTAGTAAACCCTTCGGTATCCACGAAATAAGAGCCAGAATAAAAACTATTGCTCGTCGTTGTTTACGTAATGCAACAGAAAAAACAGATAATCATTTTACCTTTGGTGACTTGATTGTTTATCCAAATGAACTTTGCGCAACGCGAGGTGAACAAAAGCTAGAGTTATCACTAAGAGAAATAAAAATTCTAGAATGCCTTTATGCTCATCGCAATCAAGTAGTAACCAGAGATATGTTATTTAATGCAGCATGGGGTTATGAACATATTCCCAATAGCCGTACTTTAGATCAGCATATTTCGCACTTAAGAAAAGCTATTGAATTAGATGCGAATAACCCACAACTTATAAGAACAGTACATGGTATGGGGTATAGATATCAAGAAAATTAA
- the cysN gene encoding sulfate adenylyltransferase subunit CysN: MSHQSELISQDILAYLAQHERKELLRFLTCGNVDDGKSTLIGRLLHDSKMIYEDQLEAITKDSKKVGTTGDDVDLALLVDGLQAEREQGITIDVAYRYFSTAKRKFIIADTPGHEQYTRNMATGASTCDLAIILIDARHGVQTQTRRHSFIASLLGIKHIVVAINKMDLMHFDQSVFEKIKADYLEFAKQLNVNSEAIYFVPMSALKGDNVVNHSEHTPWYDGKSLMEILETVEIAADRNLTDLRFPVQYVNRPNLNFRGFAGTLASGIVRKGDEVLVLPSGKSSRVKSIVTFAGELEQAIPGEAITLTLEDEIDISRGDLLVHADSVPQVTDSFEAMLVWMAEEPMRPGKKYDIKRATSYIPGTIATIEHSIDVNTLEHKTASELKLNEIAKVKVALDAPIALDGYEQNRTTGAFIIVDRLTNGTVGAGMIIAAPTGSGINRHGNNAHVSVAERVQRFGQKPVTILFSGLSGAGKSTLAYGVERRLFDRGRAVYVLDGQNLRRDLNKGLPQDRAGRSENWLRAANVARQFNEAGLIALAAFVAPDTEGREQAKAIIGSDRLITVYVKASLEACKERDPQGLYAASEDNIPAISFQYDEPLDADIIIDTQTTSIEQGVEQIIKVLWEKDFI, translated from the coding sequence ATGTCACATCAATCAGAATTAATTAGCCAAGATATTTTGGCTTACTTAGCGCAACACGAACGTAAAGAATTACTGCGCTTTTTAACCTGCGGTAATGTGGATGATGGTAAAAGTACCTTAATTGGTCGTTTATTACATGACTCAAAAATGATCTATGAAGATCAGTTAGAAGCTATTACCAAAGATTCTAAAAAAGTAGGTACTACAGGTGATGATGTGGACTTGGCTTTATTAGTAGATGGTCTGCAAGCTGAACGTGAGCAAGGCATTACTATTGATGTGGCTTATCGCTATTTTAGTACTGCTAAACGTAAATTTATTATTGCCGACACCCCTGGTCATGAGCAATATACCCGTAATATGGCAACAGGTGCTTCTACCTGTGATTTAGCGATTATTCTTATTGATGCTAGACACGGTGTACAAACTCAAACAAGACGTCATAGCTTTATTGCCTCTTTACTAGGTATTAAACATATAGTGGTCGCCATTAATAAAATGGATTTAATGCATTTCGATCAGTCAGTGTTTGAAAAAATTAAAGCGGATTACTTAGAGTTTGCTAAGCAACTTAATGTTAATAGTGAAGCAATTTACTTTGTGCCTATGTCTGCTTTAAAAGGCGACAACGTAGTAAACCATAGTGAACATACACCTTGGTATGATGGTAAATCACTGATGGAAATTTTGGAGACAGTGGAAATTGCAGCAGATCGTAATTTAACCGACTTACGTTTTCCTGTACAGTATGTTAATCGTCCTAACTTAAACTTCCGAGGTTTTGCAGGGACATTAGCCAGTGGTATTGTGCGTAAAGGTGATGAGGTTTTAGTATTACCTTCTGGTAAGTCTAGTAGAGTTAAATCGATAGTAACCTTTGCAGGTGAATTAGAGCAGGCAATTCCTGGTGAGGCGATTACCTTAACCTTAGAAGATGAAATTGATATTTCTCGTGGTGATTTATTAGTTCATGCTGATTCCGTACCACAGGTTACGGATAGCTTTGAAGCAATGTTAGTGTGGATGGCTGAAGAGCCAATGAGGCCAGGTAAGAAGTACGATATTAAACGTGCTACTAGTTATATTCCAGGGACTATTGCCACCATAGAACATAGTATTGATGTAAATACTTTAGAACATAAAACAGCGAGCGAATTAAAACTTAATGAAATTGCTAAAGTAAAAGTAGCATTAGATGCACCTATAGCATTAGATGGCTATGAGCAAAATCGTACTACGGGTGCATTTATTATTGTTGACCGTTTAACTAATGGTACAGTGGGGGCTGGGATGATTATTGCTGCACCTACAGGCAGTGGTATTAATCGTCATGGTAATAATGCCCATGTGAGTGTGGCTGAGCGTGTGCAACGTTTTGGTCAAAAACCTGTTACTATTTTATTCTCTGGTCTATCTGGCGCAGGTAAAAGTACACTTGCCTATGGAGTAGAACGTCGCTTATTTGATCGTGGTCGTGCTGTTTATGTACTGGATGGTCAGAACCTACGTCGTGATTTAAATAAAGGCTTGCCACAAGACCGTGCAGGGCGTAGTGAAAACTGGTTACGCGCGGCTAATGTGGCGCGTCAATTTAATGAGGCAGGGTTAATTGCCTTAGCTGCTTTTGTTGCACCTGATACTGAAGGGCGAGAACAAGCAAAAGCAATTATTGGCAGTGATCGTTTAATCACCGTGTATGTAAAAGCTTCTTTAGAAGCTTGTAAGGAACGTGATCCACAAGGGCTTTATGCGGCAAGTGAAGATAATATTCCAGCTATTTCATTCCAATATGATGAACCTTTGGATGCTGATATTATTATTGATACACAAACTACTTCAATAGAGCAAGGGGTAGAGCAGATAATTAAAGTATTGTGGGAAAAAGATTTTATTTAG
- the cysD gene encoding sulfate adenylyltransferase subunit CysD: MLDKLTHLKQLEAESIHIIREVAAEFDNPVMLYSIGKDSAVMLHLARKAFFPGKLPFPVLHVDTRWKFQEMYQFRSQMTQEMNLDLLVHINPDGVAQNVNPFTHGSAKHTDIMKTQGLKQALDKYGFDAAFGGARRDEEKSRAKERVYSFRDSKHRWDPKNQRPELWNIYNSKINKGESIRVFPLSNWTELDIWQYIYLEKIPIVPLYFAAERDVIAMNGTLIMIDDERILEYLTDEQKASITKKMVRFRTLGCYPLTGAVESTATTLPEIIQEMLLTKTSERQGRVIDHDATGSMEEKKRQGYF, from the coding sequence ATGCTTGATAAATTAACTCACTTAAAGCAATTAGAAGCTGAGAGTATACATATTATTCGTGAAGTAGCAGCAGAGTTTGATAACCCTGTTATGCTCTATTCGATAGGTAAAGACTCAGCAGTAATGTTGCACTTAGCGCGTAAAGCGTTCTTTCCAGGTAAATTGCCTTTCCCAGTATTACACGTAGATACTCGCTGGAAGTTTCAGGAGATGTATCAGTTCCGTAGCCAAATGACTCAAGAAATGAATCTTGATTTACTTGTGCATATTAATCCTGATGGTGTTGCGCAAAATGTTAATCCCTTTACTCATGGTAGTGCGAAACACACTGATATTATGAAAACCCAAGGGCTAAAACAAGCTTTGGATAAATATGGCTTTGATGCTGCTTTTGGTGGTGCTCGTCGTGATGAAGAAAAATCACGTGCTAAAGAGCGTGTTTATTCCTTCCGTGATAGCAAACACCGTTGGGATCCTAAAAACCAACGTCCTGAATTATGGAATATCTATAACAGTAAAATTAATAAAGGTGAATCAATTCGCGTATTCCCTTTATCAAACTGGACAGAATTAGATATTTGGCAATATATCTATTTAGAGAAAATACCCATAGTTCCGCTTTATTTTGCTGCTGAACGTGATGTTATTGCGATGAACGGTACACTTATTATGATCGATGATGAGCGTATTCTTGAATATTTAACAGACGAACAAAAAGCGAGTATTACAAAGAAAATGGTACGTTTCCGTACCCTTGGTTGTTATCCATTGACAGGGGCTGTTGAATCCACAGCGACTACATTACCTGAGATTATTCAGGAAATGCTATTAACCAAAACGTCAGAGCGGCAAGGTCGTGTCATTGATCATGATGCTACAGGGTCGATGGAAGAGAAAAAACGGCAGGGGTATTTCTAA